The genomic stretch TGAGAAAGGACTAAGACACGCACGAGTAATTAAGTCCCTAAACACTCCCAAAGATTCTCGGGCTCACTGATTCCTCAGCTTCAGAGGCATCGGTGTCCGATTCATTGCTTTCAGTCTCAAAAGTGATTTCATCGCTGGTATCTACTGGGCTTTCATCCGAGGCAACGAGAACATCCATCAAGCCCTCAAGTCTTTCGCGGATCTCTGATCGTTCATCCGAAACGCTTGCCCGCTCTGAGTCAAGTTCCTCCGTAAGATCGGTATTACGATCTTCAAGATCTTGAATCTGTGCATCGCGTTGCAATAGATCACTGTTGAGTCGGGCAACTTCAGCCTCGAGTTCTAACTTTTCTGCTCTCAGTTCCTGAACAGTTGAAATCGCAAGTTCAACACGTTCCTCCAGCAGCGATACAATACTTTGTTCTAATGCGTCAGACATATTAATTCCTCCAAAGTGGTATGTTTATTAATTCGCGGCGGATTTGCGATTCTCCACCGCAGCAGTAACACTCGTTTCAATCAGTGATAGATGCTCAACATCTGCCCAATCTGGACATTCATGGACGTAGTGAAAAAGGTACTGTTGTGCGTACCCCACACTATCCCCGAAATAGGTGTGCGCAAACTCGCGTATCTCATGATACGTAGCACGCCGGCGCAAATAAAGTGTCTCAAAGATTCGTTTTATCCAAACATCAATCGGTAGTGCTGCAAGATGCCCAAGCGAAAATAAACAGATACAATCGGCGACTTTCTCACCTATACCGTTTCGGCGCATTAATTCACGCTTTGCCGCAGGATACGACATTTCCTTCACCGCCGTGAGTTCAAGTTCACCACTAACAACTGCTGCCGCAGCCTCTCGAAGATAACTCGCTCGGTAGCCGGTACCACACGCGAGAAGTTCGTCCTCTGTGGCAGCCGCGAGTGCTTTTGGACTCGGAAAACTATAATCCACGTAACCTGCAAACGCCAACTGTTCACCAAAACGCTCGGAGAGTCGGCGGATGATCCCACGAATCCGGGATACATTGTTGTTCTGAGATAGAATGAAAGATGCTACCGTTTCCCAAAGTTCTTGGTTCAGAATGCGCATCCCCCAAAGTTTCTCGATTGTCCGATGCATATACGCATCGTTGTCAGCTTCAGCGAGGATCTTTGGAACATCGCGATCAAGATCAAGATAATGTCGGAGAAATGGTGCGAAGGTAGTCGTATCCTCGGTCGTAGAACTCTCCACACGCAAGGTAGTTCCTACTTGACAAATTTTGAGGATGCGTCCCTCCACAACACCGTAGTAGGCGTCATCTATTCGATTCCATCGAAACGACTGTCCGGATTCTAAGGTATATTTCAAGCTAAAATCTGTTGCATCCCGAATCTGCATCGTGTATCTTGCTAAGTTTTGGTAAGCACTTGTAAGCAACGCCCTTGATGTTTGCTAATTTGCTAATTAGTATATAGCAAATTTCAAAAATTAGCAAATTTTTAT from Candidatus Poribacteria bacterium encodes the following:
- a CDS encoding 8-oxoguanine DNA glycosylase yields the protein MQIRDATDFSLKYTLESGQSFRWNRIDDAYYGVVEGRILKICQVGTTLRVESSTTEDTTTFAPFLRHYLDLDRDVPKILAEADNDAYMHRTIEKLWGMRILNQELWETVASFILSQNNNVSRIRGIIRRLSERFGEQLAFAGYVDYSFPSPKALAAATEDELLACGTGYRASYLREAAAAVVSGELELTAVKEMSYPAAKRELMRRNGIGEKVADCICLFSLGHLAALPIDVWIKRIFETLYLRRRATYHEIREFAHTYFGDSVGYAQQYLFHYVHECPDWADVEHLSLIETSVTAAVENRKSAAN